One stretch of Mus pahari chromosome 5, PAHARI_EIJ_v1.1, whole genome shotgun sequence DNA includes these proteins:
- the Slc30a10 gene encoding zinc transporter 10 → MGRYSGKTCRLLFMLVLTVAFFVAELVSGYLGNSIALLSDSFNMLSDLISLCVGLGSGYIARRGSRGSSATYGYVRAEVVGALSNAVFLTALCFTIFVEAVLRLARPERIDDPELVLIVGALGLAVNVVGLLIFQDCGACFSRCARGRRTRPSQQPSQGDPRGALGCPQEAATATAPGSGTAVILRGSSAGRKQQEGATVFSNVAGDSLNTENEPEEMRKKEKKSEALNIRGVLLHVMGDALGSVVVVITAIIFYVQPLKREDPCNWQCYIDPSLTVVMVIIILSSAFPLIKETAVILLQMVPKGVNMEELMSQLSTVPGISSVHEVHIWELISGKIIATLHIKHQKGTEYQDASRKIREIFHHAGIHNVTIQFETLDLKEALEQKDFLLTCSAPCITQSCAKKLCCPPGTLPLALVNGCAEHNGGPSRESYRSTEPPEVAIDVALDGCPGEQGQTLSKTQEGQHYENSTHF, encoded by the exons ATGGGCCGTTACTCCGGCAAGACATGCCGGCTGCTGTTTATGCTGGTGCTCACCGTGGCCTTCTTCGTGGCCGAGCTGGTGTCGGGTTACCTGGGCAACTCCATCGCGCTGCTCTCGGACTCTTTCAACATGCTGTCAGACCTGATCTCGCTGTGCGTGGGCCTGGGCTCCGGCTACATCGCGCGGCGCGGTTCCCGCGGCTCCAGCGCCACCTACGGCTACGTGCGGGCCGAGGTGGTGGGCGCGCTCAGCAACGCAGTCTTCCTCACCGCGCTCTGCTTCACCATCTTCGTGGAGGCCGTGTTGCGCCTCGCGCGACCCGAGCGCATCGACGACCCGGAGCTGGTGCTCATCGTGGGCGCCCTGGGGCTGGCGGTCAACGTGGTGGGGCTGCTCATCTTCCAGGATTGCGGCGCCTGCTTCTCCCGCTGCGCCCGGGGTCGCCGGACCCGCCCTTCGCAGCAGCCAAGCCAGGGGGATCCTCGTGGCGCTTTGGGGTGTCCCCAAGAGGCTGCGACAGCCACAGCTCCCGGCTCGGGCACAGCAGTGATTCTCCGGGGGTCCTCGGCCGGAAGAAAGCAGCAGGAGGGCGCGACCGTGTTCTCTAATGTAGCAG GTGATTCCCTGAACACCGAGAATGAACCAGAAGAGatgaggaaaaaagagaagaagtcTGAAGCACTCAATATCAGAG GTGTTCTTTTGCACGTGATGGGAGATGCCTTGGGGTCCGTGGTTGTGGTCATCACGGCTATCATATTCTATGTTCAGCCCCTGAAACGTGAAGACCCGTGTAACTGGCAGTGCTACATTGACCCCAGCTTGACTGTTGTCATGGTCATCATTATCTTATCGTCAGCTTTCCCACTGATTAAGGAGACTGCTGTCATCTTGCTGCAGATGGTCCCCAAGGGGGTCAATATGGAAGAGCTGA TGAGTCAGCTGTCTACCGTGCCTGGGATTAGCAGTGTGCATGAAGTGCACATCTGGGAACTTATAAGTGGGAAGATCATTGCCACCTTGCATATCAAACACCAGAAGGGCACGGAATACCAGGATGCCAGCAGAAAAATCCGGGAGATCTTCCACCACGCTGGAATCCACAATGTGACTATCCAGTTTGAAACCCTGGACCTGAAGGAAGCCCTGGAGCAGAAGGACTTCTTGCTGACCTGCAGTGCCCCCTGCATCACCCAGAGCTGTGCTAAGAAGCTGTGCTGTCCCCCAGGgacactgcctctggctcttgtcAATGGTTGTGCAGAGCACAATGGTGGGCCCTCTCGAGAGTCTTACCGAAGCACAGAACCCCCAGAAGTGGCCATTGATGTGGCTTTGGATGGCTGTccaggggagcagggacagaCTCTCAGCAAGACTCAGGAGGGACAGCATTATGAAAACAGTACTCATTTTTAG